The Corallococcus caeni genome includes a region encoding these proteins:
- a CDS encoding DUF4401 domain-containing protein — MALRPTIQDVLAGLKAEGHVDAEVDARARTALEIRQKTLGASPWFVKALAGAGAWMSAAFLLSFFACVGLWKEEVALTGLGLVLAVASVFLRRNTQGAFMEQLALAFCLAGVGSFLMGLGQMDQSTLTIEFAGMVASLALLVVFPDLILYFLATVGLCVSVGAMALELVGGAGVDAWMLVCAAALAGLLLFEPRLRRGQLGARVGPIAFALACAVPGWLLFRSFENSQEGFHYIFRFESEFVPSAYLSILLALLAGVTGWRVLRELGLEREKRVWIPAVCALVLLTVMTLNTPGVLVAVLMLTLGFHRRSRVMLGLAVAFLLTFGAYYYYDLRITLLAKALALVGSGLVLLGVRQFFLRREAAVLAEAR; from the coding sequence ATGGCCCTGCGACCGACGATTCAAGACGTGCTGGCGGGGCTCAAGGCCGAGGGCCACGTGGACGCGGAGGTGGATGCCCGCGCCCGCACCGCCCTGGAGATCCGTCAGAAGACGCTGGGCGCATCGCCCTGGTTCGTGAAGGCGCTGGCGGGCGCTGGCGCGTGGATGTCCGCCGCCTTCCTGCTCAGCTTCTTCGCGTGCGTGGGCCTGTGGAAGGAGGAGGTGGCGCTCACCGGCCTGGGGCTCGTGCTGGCGGTGGCGTCGGTGTTCCTGCGCCGCAACACGCAGGGGGCCTTCATGGAGCAGCTCGCCCTGGCCTTCTGCCTGGCGGGCGTGGGCTCGTTCCTGATGGGGCTGGGGCAGATGGATCAGTCCACCCTCACCATCGAGTTCGCGGGGATGGTGGCGTCCCTCGCGCTGCTCGTTGTGTTCCCGGACCTCATCCTCTACTTCCTGGCGACCGTGGGGCTCTGCGTGTCCGTCGGCGCGATGGCGCTCGAGCTGGTCGGTGGCGCGGGCGTGGACGCGTGGATGCTCGTGTGCGCCGCGGCGCTCGCGGGGCTCCTGCTCTTCGAGCCCCGGCTGCGGCGCGGGCAACTGGGCGCCCGCGTGGGGCCCATCGCCTTCGCGCTCGCGTGCGCGGTCCCGGGGTGGCTGCTGTTCCGCAGCTTCGAGAACTCGCAGGAGGGCTTCCACTACATCTTCCGCTTCGAGAGCGAGTTCGTGCCGAGCGCGTACCTCTCCATCCTGCTCGCGCTCCTCGCGGGGGTGACGGGCTGGCGGGTGCTGCGCGAGCTGGGCCTGGAGCGCGAGAAGCGCGTCTGGATTCCGGCGGTCTGCGCGCTCGTGCTGCTCACGGTGATGACGCTGAACACGCCGGGCGTGCTGGTGGCGGTGCTGATGCTGACGCTCGGCTTCCACCGGCGCAGCCGCGTGATGCTGGGGCTGGCGGTGGCGTTCCTGCTGACGTTCGGCGCGTACTACTACTACGACCTGCGCATCACGCTGCTGGCCAAGGCGCTCGCGCTGGTGGGCAGCGGGCTGGTGCTGCTGGGGGTGCGGCAGTTCTTCCTGCGGCGTGAAGCCGCCGTGCTCGCGGAGGCCCGATGA
- a CDS encoding ZIP family metal transporter, with protein sequence MSPVVAEVLLYSFIVVLSALAGAGVVIFNDRSTRLVTFLAFAAGVMFGAAFFHMLPEAYEGGGWWAFALVPMGFLFVLVLERYLVAHTCEEPPDCAEHVHGHALGLSAFLGLSTHTLFDGIALGSSVKEGVGAMALLAITAHKVPSSLSLASILQAEGKKRGTILAYTALYGLMVPVGAVLYFGFDAVLSFESLAPKALAFSAGTFLYIAVSDLLPHVNKHGRDKPGRNLVALAAGLLVMFVLARVLGHTEH encoded by the coding sequence ATGTCGCCGGTCGTGGCCGAAGTCCTCCTGTACTCCTTCATCGTCGTGTTGAGCGCGCTGGCCGGCGCGGGGGTGGTCATCTTCAATGACCGCTCCACGCGGCTCGTGACGTTCCTGGCCTTCGCGGCGGGCGTGATGTTCGGCGCGGCCTTCTTCCACATGCTCCCGGAGGCGTACGAGGGCGGCGGCTGGTGGGCCTTCGCGCTCGTGCCCATGGGGTTTCTCTTCGTGCTGGTGCTGGAGCGCTACCTCGTCGCCCACACCTGCGAGGAGCCGCCGGACTGCGCGGAGCACGTGCACGGCCACGCGCTGGGCCTCAGCGCGTTCCTGGGCCTGTCCACGCACACGCTCTTCGACGGCATCGCGCTGGGCTCCTCGGTGAAGGAGGGCGTGGGCGCCATGGCGCTGCTGGCCATCACCGCGCACAAGGTGCCTTCGTCGCTGTCGCTCGCGTCCATCCTCCAGGCGGAGGGGAAGAAGCGCGGCACCATCCTGGCGTACACCGCGCTGTACGGCCTGATGGTGCCGGTGGGCGCGGTGCTCTACTTCGGCTTCGACGCGGTGCTGAGCTTCGAATCGCTGGCGCCCAAGGCCCTGGCCTTCTCCGCCGGCACCTTCCTCTACATCGCCGTGTCGGACCTGCTGCCGCACGTGAACAAGCACGGGCGGGACAAGCCTGGCCGCAACCTGGTGGCATTGGCAGCCGGGTTGCTGGTGATGTTCGTGCTCGCGCGCGTCCTGGGGCACACGGAGCACTGA
- a CDS encoding alpha/beta fold hydrolase produces MSRPPPPRRSALPPRWDAAGRPGAPGATPPVGPVETGLLAQLAPAVVPQVHWLPGGGAVRILEGGPPDGARSTVVFLHGRGNAATHWFPYLTVLARHHRVLALDLPGFGQSTPADVRVRSAEDAVRFFTGPVEEALGMLAPGPVSVVGHSLGGLVALELALRGTVPVERLVLVDAMGLGPEMPGPSRLFFRAGPERLARNLGPWAMARMLPPPPTPLGEKLGALGYELLSVPGGRPEATQAFNALVPLTGPVFHRRERLGEVKAPVLLVWGERDETLPVSLADDAAREFPRARVLRVDCGHSPQLEHPERVLPELKTFLGEEPPGH; encoded by the coding sequence ATGTCCCGCCCGCCCCCGCCCCGCCGCTCCGCCCTCCCCCCTCGCTGGGACGCCGCCGGCCGCCCCGGCGCCCCGGGCGCCACGCCCCCCGTGGGCCCGGTGGAGACGGGGCTCCTGGCCCAGCTGGCCCCGGCCGTGGTGCCCCAGGTGCACTGGCTCCCCGGAGGCGGCGCGGTGCGGATCCTGGAGGGGGGTCCTCCCGATGGCGCGCGGTCCACGGTCGTCTTCCTCCACGGGCGTGGGAACGCGGCGACCCACTGGTTCCCGTACCTGACGGTGCTGGCCCGGCACCACCGGGTGCTGGCCCTGGACCTGCCCGGCTTTGGACAGTCCACCCCGGCGGACGTGCGCGTGCGGTCGGCGGAGGACGCGGTGCGCTTCTTCACCGGGCCTGTGGAGGAGGCCCTGGGGATGCTGGCGCCGGGGCCGGTGTCCGTGGTCGGCCACTCGCTGGGCGGACTGGTGGCGCTGGAGCTGGCGCTGCGCGGCACGGTGCCGGTGGAGCGGCTGGTGCTGGTGGACGCGATGGGGCTGGGGCCGGAGATGCCCGGGCCGTCGCGCCTCTTCTTCCGCGCGGGGCCGGAGCGGCTGGCGCGCAACCTGGGGCCGTGGGCGATGGCGCGGATGCTGCCGCCTCCGCCGACGCCGCTGGGAGAGAAGCTGGGCGCGCTGGGCTACGAGCTGCTGAGCGTGCCCGGCGGGAGGCCCGAAGCCACGCAGGCCTTCAACGCGCTGGTGCCGCTGACGGGCCCGGTGTTCCACCGCCGCGAACGGCTGGGCGAGGTGAAGGCCCCCGTGCTGCTCGTCTGGGGTGAGCGCGACGAGACGCTGCCCGTCTCCCTGGCGGACGACGCCGCGCGGGAGTTTCCCCGGGCCCGCGTGCTGCGCGTGGACTGCGGACACAGTCCGCAGTTGGAGCACCCCGAGCGCGTGCTCCCCGAGCTGAAGACCTTCCTGGGCGAGGAGCCCCCCGGCCATTGA
- a CDS encoding sigma-54-dependent transcriptional regulator, with protein sequence MQDELAQLMAALRDSRDFETAAAATLRRMLAVADAAVASSRYAGRARVLRGIVHLRPGEAYRRLAALDVGAREVTDAGVGTPFFTSATAWRAVVEHRCAVSIDVNIGTVQPHAPDAPVTGDPGLAGFHSNESKQRFLGRHATHVCVLPLRTPSGMEGMISLEADCLAAMGQEFVWRDAGDLLQLLTDIAAPYLTALPQRPVATPEVDEFLPVVGRSMAELLPILRTFALQDETILVSGATGAGKSRLARWCHERSGRRGKPFETLDLVTVPEDLQMAELFGWKKGAFTGAVRDAPGVVARSDGGTLFIDEIDKLSLKAQAGLLHLLESRSYRPLGEGTGEKLADVRFIIGTNADLHAQVRAGRFREDLYYRVNVLPVRMPPLQDRQDEIPLWARYMVNRRHRERLPDGSARLAPEAEVLLTTSTWPGNLRQLDNIVRRAYTLAMVEHAGSTGDLVLQEKHVARALDYEQSPGGRPLPEALRAAAQAFVGEARRRGAPLDLDYADGFRGLVLGMAIRQVGRDEAFRLLGRESLVKNRNHHKALKRELEKVDVLYKALGEDGSPFSDLLENEDAD encoded by the coding sequence ATGCAAGACGAGTTGGCGCAGCTCATGGCTGCGCTCAGGGATTCCAGGGATTTCGAGACCGCGGCGGCGGCGACGTTACGTCGGATGCTGGCCGTGGCGGACGCCGCGGTGGCGTCCAGCCGTTACGCGGGGCGGGCCCGGGTCCTGCGTGGCATCGTCCACCTGCGCCCCGGAGAGGCGTACCGGCGGCTGGCGGCGCTGGACGTGGGCGCGCGCGAAGTCACGGACGCGGGCGTCGGGACGCCCTTCTTCACCTCCGCCACGGCGTGGCGCGCGGTGGTGGAGCACCGGTGCGCGGTGTCCATCGACGTGAACATCGGCACGGTGCAGCCGCACGCGCCGGACGCGCCGGTGACGGGCGACCCGGGCCTCGCGGGCTTCCACAGCAACGAGAGCAAGCAGCGCTTCCTGGGCCGTCACGCGACGCACGTGTGCGTGCTGCCCCTGCGCACGCCCTCGGGCATGGAGGGGATGATCTCCCTGGAGGCGGACTGCCTGGCCGCCATGGGCCAGGAGTTCGTCTGGCGCGACGCCGGGGACCTGCTCCAGCTGCTCACGGACATCGCCGCGCCGTACCTCACCGCGCTGCCGCAGCGGCCGGTGGCCACGCCGGAGGTGGACGAGTTCCTCCCTGTGGTGGGCCGCTCGATGGCGGAGCTCCTGCCCATCCTCCGGACCTTCGCGCTCCAGGACGAGACCATCCTCGTGAGCGGCGCCACGGGCGCGGGCAAGTCGCGTCTGGCGCGCTGGTGCCATGAGCGCTCCGGCCGCCGGGGCAAGCCCTTCGAGACGCTGGACCTGGTGACGGTGCCGGAGGACCTCCAGATGGCGGAGCTCTTCGGCTGGAAGAAGGGCGCCTTCACCGGCGCGGTGCGCGACGCGCCGGGCGTGGTGGCCCGCTCGGACGGCGGCACGCTGTTCATCGACGAAATCGACAAGCTGTCGCTGAAGGCGCAGGCGGGCCTGCTGCACCTCCTGGAGTCGCGCAGCTACCGGCCGCTGGGCGAGGGCACCGGCGAGAAGCTCGCGGACGTGCGCTTCATCATCGGCACCAACGCGGACCTGCACGCGCAGGTGCGCGCCGGACGCTTCCGCGAGGACCTGTACTACCGCGTGAACGTGCTGCCGGTGCGCATGCCGCCCCTGCAGGACCGGCAGGACGAGATTCCCCTCTGGGCGCGGTACATGGTGAACCGCCGTCACCGCGAGCGGCTGCCGGACGGCTCCGCGCGGCTGGCGCCGGAGGCGGAGGTCCTGCTGACCACCAGCACCTGGCCGGGCAACCTGCGGCAGCTCGACAACATCGTGCGGCGTGCGTACACGCTGGCGATGGTGGAGCACGCGGGCAGCACGGGCGACCTCGTGTTGCAGGAGAAGCACGTGGCCCGCGCCCTGGACTACGAGCAGTCGCCCGGGGGCCGGCCGCTTCCGGAGGCGCTGCGGGCCGCGGCGCAGGCCTTCGTCGGCGAGGCGCGCAGGCGCGGAGCGCCGCTGGACCTGGACTACGCGGACGGCTTCCGCGGGCTGGTGCTGGGCATGGCCATCCGCCAGGTGGGCCGCGACGAGGCCTTCCGCCTGCTGGGCCGCGAGAGCCTGGTGAAGAACCGCAACCACCACAAGGCGCTCAAGCGCGAGCTGGAGAAGGTGGACGTCCTCTACAAGGCGCTGGGCGAGGACGGCTCGCCCTTCTCCGACCTGCTGGAGAACGAGGACGCGGACTGA
- a CDS encoding GDYXXLXY domain-containing protein codes for MKRGAVIFGGLGLVFVALAFLVVQKETVLAKGQPVLLRLAPVDPRSLIQGDYMVLDYAINQGWREGRDQPQEDGNVVVRLDEHNVGEFVRYEPPASTLAPGEVRVRFRIRNSQMRLGAEAFFFQEGHAERYANARYGELRVMDNGTSVLVGLRDENYQPLGSAIR; via the coding sequence ATGAAACGCGGCGCCGTCATCTTCGGAGGGCTTGGGCTGGTGTTCGTCGCGCTCGCCTTCCTCGTCGTGCAGAAGGAGACCGTGCTGGCCAAGGGGCAGCCGGTGCTGTTGCGGCTGGCCCCGGTGGATCCGCGCTCGCTCATCCAGGGCGACTACATGGTGCTGGACTACGCCATCAACCAGGGCTGGCGCGAGGGCCGCGACCAGCCCCAGGAGGACGGCAACGTGGTGGTGCGCCTGGACGAGCACAACGTGGGCGAGTTCGTGCGCTACGAGCCGCCGGCCTCCACGCTCGCGCCCGGCGAGGTGCGCGTGCGCTTCCGCATCCGCAACTCCCAGATGCGCCTGGGTGCGGAGGCCTTCTTCTTCCAGGAGGGCCACGCGGAGCGCTACGCGAACGCGCGCTACGGCGAGCTGCGCGTGATGGACAACGGCACCAGCGTGCTCGTGGGCCTGCGCGACGAGAACTACCAGCCGCTGGGCAGCGCCATCCGCTGA
- the lpoB gene encoding penicillin-binding protein activator LpoB, translated as MNTRRLLLSALVAVSLAGCGGPRAFTRGTYEDPNTIEMLGDRFNENDLQLIAKKMAESLASSPRFVQPPPQGQPLPIVLVGKLRNSTSEHIDMRSLADKIQTALAQTGRFALVDQAARQDIAEEYEYQQSGYVNPNAAKAPGQQASVDFLMTGDLASIIQEVGRDKLVYYKMTAKLNDVRTGTLAWTDEKQIRKKFEKQGVSW; from the coding sequence ATGAACACCCGCCGCCTGTTGCTCTCCGCCCTCGTCGCCGTGTCGCTCGCCGGCTGCGGAGGCCCCCGCGCCTTCACGCGCGGCACCTACGAGGACCCCAACACCATCGAGATGCTGGGGGACCGCTTCAACGAGAACGACCTGCAGCTCATCGCGAAGAAGATGGCTGAGTCGCTCGCCAGCTCCCCGCGCTTCGTGCAGCCGCCGCCGCAGGGCCAGCCCCTGCCCATCGTCCTCGTGGGCAAGCTGCGCAACAGCACCAGTGAGCACATCGACATGCGCTCGCTGGCGGACAAGATCCAGACGGCGCTCGCGCAGACGGGCCGCTTCGCCCTGGTGGACCAGGCCGCGCGCCAGGACATCGCGGAGGAGTACGAGTACCAGCAGTCCGGCTACGTGAACCCCAACGCCGCCAAGGCCCCGGGCCAGCAGGCGTCGGTGGACTTCCTGATGACGGGCGACCTCGCCTCCATCATCCAGGAGGTCGGCCGCGACAAGCTCGTCTATTACAAGATGACGGCGAAGCTGAACGACGTGCGCACCGGGACGCTGGCGTGGACGGACGAGAAGCAGATCCGCAAGAAGTTCGAGAAGCAGGGCGTGAGCTGGTAG
- a CDS encoding trimeric intracellular cation channel family protein, producing MDPSAVAGTQAGTNGREARLLRGLDFAGTYVFAVEGAIAAIAGGLDPLGVLVLSFATALGGGILRDLLIGATPPNSIRDERYALVAFAGGATVLFLHRFVTDVPPLLLVTLDAAGLSLFAIAGARKALDFGLRPLMAVLMAAITGSGGGTLRDLFLTHVPTVLRADIYAVAAMAGAFVMVGGQRLGLPSRTMALVGGASCFALRMVSVWRGWNLPHFP from the coding sequence ATGGACCCCTCCGCGGTGGCAGGGACGCAGGCGGGCACCAACGGCCGCGAGGCGCGGCTGCTGCGGGGGCTCGACTTCGCCGGCACCTACGTCTTCGCGGTGGAGGGCGCCATCGCGGCCATCGCGGGCGGGTTGGATCCGCTGGGCGTCCTGGTCCTGTCGTTCGCCACGGCGCTGGGTGGCGGCATCCTCCGCGACCTGCTCATCGGCGCGACGCCGCCCAACTCCATCCGGGATGAGCGCTATGCGCTGGTCGCCTTCGCGGGCGGCGCGACGGTGCTCTTCCTCCACCGCTTCGTGACGGACGTGCCGCCCCTGCTGCTCGTCACGCTGGACGCCGCGGGGCTGTCCCTTTTCGCCATCGCCGGGGCCCGGAAGGCGCTGGACTTCGGCCTGCGTCCGCTGATGGCCGTGCTCATGGCCGCCATCACCGGCTCCGGCGGCGGCACCCTGCGCGACCTCTTCCTTACCCACGTGCCCACCGTGCTGCGCGCGGACATCTACGCCGTGGCGGCGATGGCCGGGGCCTTCGTCATGGTGGGGGGCCAGCGTCTGGGGTTGCCCTCCCGCACCATGGCCCTGGTGGGCGGCGCGTCCTGCTTCGCGCTGCGCATGGTCAGCGTCTGGCGCGGCTGGAACCTGCCCCACTTTCCCTGA
- a CDS encoding class I SAM-dependent methyltransferase, translating into MERRKDWYEHPEYYEAIFGTDTVREADFLQALSRRYGTGGNQWLEPACGAGRLVAEAAGRGLKVAGYDLSEAMLAHARKRLSPAERRRVKLSQARMEDFFDPALEGRVDLAHTLVSTFRYLDSEKAAVEHLTGTRRLLKPDGIYVLGFHLTDYARSGPEHERWVGQVGADRVVCNTHEGLPEKRLRRSPMRNRLRVTGPGKDWLIETTWYFRTYDEAQVKRLFRKSGLRVAATFDFDYDLDSPVGRGSPRLDRVFVLGPDAASGA; encoded by the coding sequence ATGGAACGACGCAAGGACTGGTACGAGCACCCGGAGTACTACGAGGCCATCTTCGGCACGGACACCGTGCGGGAGGCGGACTTCCTCCAGGCGCTGAGCCGGCGCTACGGCACCGGCGGCAACCAGTGGCTGGAGCCCGCGTGCGGCGCGGGCCGGCTGGTGGCGGAGGCCGCGGGCCGGGGCCTGAAGGTCGCGGGCTATGACTTGTCGGAGGCCATGCTCGCGCACGCGCGCAAGCGGCTGTCCCCCGCCGAGCGCCGCCGCGTGAAGCTGTCCCAGGCGCGCATGGAGGACTTCTTCGACCCGGCGCTGGAGGGCCGCGTGGACCTGGCGCACACGCTGGTCTCCACCTTCCGCTACCTGGACAGCGAGAAGGCCGCGGTAGAGCACCTCACGGGCACCCGGCGCCTGCTCAAGCCGGACGGCATCTACGTGCTGGGCTTCCACCTCACGGACTACGCGCGCTCCGGGCCGGAGCACGAGCGCTGGGTGGGGCAGGTGGGCGCGGACAGGGTCGTGTGCAACACGCACGAGGGCCTGCCGGAGAAGCGCCTGCGCCGCTCGCCCATGCGCAACCGGCTGCGCGTCACCGGCCCTGGCAAGGACTGGCTCATCGAGACGACGTGGTACTTCCGCACGTACGACGAGGCCCAGGTGAAGCGCCTGTTCCGCAAGTCCGGGCTGCGCGTCGCGGCCACGTTCGACTTCGACTACGACCTGGACTCGCCCGTGGGGCGCGGCAGCCCGCGCCTGGACCGCGTCTTCGTCCTCGGCCCGGACGCGGCTTCCGGAGCCTGA
- a CDS encoding COG3014 family protein, whose protein sequence is MSNLPDIASQAPRVSASPAAARWGLLFMLACCVLGTGCASDYVARTASARSAYQASDYPRALAELDGEQKEAPERDQLLLLLDKGMVLHAAGQWEESTKVLAQADDLSSQLDITSVSEEAGVLLSNERRRAYRGEDFEKLMISVLQALNYAELGRDEDALVEVRRVNERLEKMITEEKKPYEQLAIARYLGGVLYEDQHEWDSAFIDYMKAYELEPRLEGLVEPLLRLAKKTGRDDAYESLSQKFPDVAHDALSPGDGQLVVVVEAGLSPQKERASRDYGDSGDLIEVPVYRDRGGTPPVRVSVDGQANRAVTVTSLSRVAQVHLNDRIGRMLAKQLAGAVAKAGVAAGVGALTKSKELGVLAFLVLNAGNQADLRSWLSLPAEFQVARFRLPPGKHTVQVDAPGRPTTHEVEVKPGRVEVLVVRSY, encoded by the coding sequence GTGTCCAACCTCCCCGACATCGCATCCCAGGCCCCGCGTGTCTCCGCCTCCCCGGCGGCGGCGCGTTGGGGCCTGCTGTTCATGCTGGCCTGCTGCGTCCTGGGCACCGGCTGCGCCAGCGACTACGTGGCGCGCACCGCCTCCGCGCGCTCCGCGTACCAGGCGTCTGACTATCCGCGCGCCCTGGCGGAGCTGGACGGCGAGCAGAAGGAGGCCCCCGAGCGCGACCAGCTCCTGTTGCTGCTGGACAAGGGCATGGTGCTGCACGCCGCCGGGCAGTGGGAGGAGAGCACGAAGGTGCTGGCCCAGGCGGATGACCTCAGCTCGCAGCTGGACATCACCTCCGTGAGCGAAGAGGCCGGCGTGCTGCTCAGCAACGAGCGGCGCCGCGCCTACCGGGGCGAGGACTTCGAGAAGCTGATGATCTCCGTCCTCCAGGCGCTCAACTACGCGGAGCTGGGCCGCGACGAGGACGCGCTCGTGGAGGTCCGCCGCGTCAACGAGCGCCTCGAGAAGATGATCACGGAGGAGAAGAAGCCGTACGAACAGCTCGCCATCGCGCGCTACCTGGGCGGCGTGCTGTACGAGGACCAGCACGAATGGGACTCGGCCTTCATCGACTACATGAAGGCGTACGAGCTGGAGCCCCGGCTGGAGGGGCTGGTGGAGCCGCTCTTGCGGCTGGCGAAGAAGACCGGCCGCGATGACGCCTACGAATCCCTGTCCCAGAAGTTCCCGGACGTGGCGCACGACGCGCTCTCCCCCGGCGACGGCCAGCTCGTCGTGGTGGTGGAGGCGGGCCTGTCGCCGCAGAAGGAGCGCGCGTCGCGCGACTACGGAGACTCCGGGGACCTGATTGAAGTGCCCGTGTACCGGGACCGCGGGGGCACACCGCCGGTGCGCGTGTCGGTGGATGGGCAGGCGAACCGGGCGGTGACGGTGACGTCGCTGTCGCGCGTGGCCCAGGTGCACCTGAACGACCGCATCGGCCGCATGCTGGCGAAGCAGCTCGCGGGCGCGGTGGCCAAGGCGGGCGTGGCCGCGGGCGTGGGCGCGCTGACGAAGAGCAAGGAGCTGGGCGTGCTCGCCTTCCTGGTGCTCAACGCGGGCAACCAGGCCGACCTGCGCTCCTGGCTTTCACTGCCGGCGGAGTTCCAGGTGGCGCGCTTCCGGCTTCCTCCGGGAAAACACACCGTCCAGGTGGACGCCCCGGGCCGGCCCACCACGCACGAGGTGGAGGTGAAGCCGGGGCGGGTGGAGGTGCTCGTGGTGCGAAGTTACTGA
- a CDS encoding DUF2157 domain-containing protein, translating to MPKDFLDLEATPERLHALADAGILAPDAYGRALHLAVATPARPAWRAFLSTTLMALGSLLVLAGVVYFFAFNWAELGRFAKLGLVCLGIAGAAVGAWRLGDRPAGQFSLLAAAVLVGPLLAVYGQAYQTGADPYELFIGWGVLILPWVALARFTPLWMLQLVLVNTGVILFWGQRMARLGSHEEGLALVLGLLNGFAWATYEHFANQKVSWLRGRWMPRVLSLMALGPLVGLGILFIVSEYDRTLVVGVSLPLVLGGLVAIYALHRHLHGELFLLTVGAVCVITLVTTAVGYFLVKVTHAEELTLFILPLVLIGEVGLAVYWLRHESQATGVSEET from the coding sequence GTGCCGAAAGACTTCCTCGACTTGGAGGCGACGCCGGAGCGGCTGCACGCGCTGGCGGACGCCGGAATCCTGGCCCCGGACGCGTACGGGCGCGCGCTGCACCTGGCGGTCGCCACGCCCGCGAGGCCCGCGTGGCGCGCGTTCCTGTCCACGACGCTGATGGCGCTGGGCTCGCTGCTGGTGCTGGCGGGCGTGGTGTACTTCTTCGCCTTCAACTGGGCGGAGCTGGGGCGCTTCGCGAAGCTGGGCCTCGTCTGCCTGGGCATCGCCGGTGCGGCCGTGGGCGCATGGCGGCTGGGGGACCGGCCCGCGGGACAGTTCTCGCTGCTCGCGGCCGCGGTGCTGGTAGGCCCGCTGCTCGCCGTGTACGGGCAGGCGTACCAGACGGGCGCGGATCCGTATGAGCTGTTCATCGGCTGGGGCGTGCTCATCCTGCCGTGGGTGGCGCTGGCGCGCTTCACGCCGCTGTGGATGCTCCAGCTCGTGCTCGTGAACACGGGCGTCATCCTCTTCTGGGGCCAGCGCATGGCGCGCCTCGGCTCGCATGAGGAGGGGCTGGCGCTGGTGCTGGGGCTGCTCAACGGGTTCGCCTGGGCCACTTACGAGCACTTCGCCAACCAGAAGGTGTCCTGGCTCCGGGGGCGGTGGATGCCCCGGGTCCTGTCGCTCATGGCGCTGGGGCCGCTGGTGGGCCTGGGCATCCTGTTCATCGTCAGTGAGTACGACCGCACGCTCGTCGTCGGCGTGTCGCTGCCGCTGGTGCTCGGGGGGCTGGTCGCCATCTACGCCCTGCACCGGCACCTGCATGGCGAGCTGTTCCTGCTCACCGTGGGCGCTGTGTGCGTCATCACGCTCGTCACCACGGCGGTGGGCTACTTCCTCGTCAAGGTGACGCACGCCGAGGAGCTGACCCTCTTCATCCTGCCCCTGGTGCTCATTGGCGAGGTGGGGCTGGCGGTGTACTGGCTGCGCCACGAGTCGCAGGCCACGGGCGTTTCGGAGGAGACCTGA